From the genome of Spinacia oleracea cultivar Varoflay chromosome 2, BTI_SOV_V1, whole genome shotgun sequence, one region includes:
- the LOC130468092 gene encoding GPI-anchored protein LLG2 isoform X2: MATETDFKLSTILLFLFLLFAYASASDQMIQIIHPRLSTARTLLQAQKDCTVNFENLNYTIITSRCEGPNYPPNLCCEAFKDFACPYADELNDETNNCARTMFSYIKLHGQYPPGLFANECCNSNRCIECTDSQSSPHHDAPTPSAAVRHSLHWFLISIFLLFLLCGLFSF; this comes from the exons ATGGCGACGGAAACAGACTTCAAGTTGTCCACTATTCTCTTGTTTTTGTTCTTGTTGTTTGCTTATGCCTCTGCTTCAG ATCAAATGATTCAAATCATCCACCCTCGTCTCTCTACTGCTCGTACTCTACTGCAAGCTCAAAAAG ATTGCACAGTCAATTTTGAGAACTTGAACTATACAATCATAACCAGCAGATGCGAAGGCCCCAATTATCCCCCCAACTTATGCTGTGAAGCTTTCAAGGATTTTGCATGCCCCTACGCCGATGAACTCAACGACGAAACCAACAATTGTGCTCGAACCATGTTTAGTTACATTAAACTCCATGGCCAATATCCGCCTGGTCTCTTTGCCAATGAATGCTGTAACAGCAACCGCTGTATTGAGTGCACCGATTCTCAGTCCTCCCCTCATCACGACGCTCCCACGCCCTCAGCTGCTGTTCGCCATAGCCTTCACTGGTTCTTAATTTCCATCTTCCTTCTGTTTCTTCTGTGTGGCTTATTCTCCTTTTGA
- the LOC130467708 gene encoding DNA repair protein XRCC3 homolog encodes MATSVNKITTRCSEIDSMLSGGITIGEVTEVCGENASGDLETLNGNPLDYITTKQVDTPHEIPDVLEWTVKLIKMSQNSSMPIRVVVIDSIGSMFTGHFENNVVGSTERKDLIQAIGYGLRTIAASNHVAVVVANNVIDVFPSDHDTTQNFIISSGRKVRPALGASWTRNVRTRLMLSKRFNSFTQQIDRFINIAFSPSLEVDACMFNITEEGIVGVCS; translated from the exons ATGGCTACTAGTGTAAACAAAATCACAACGAGATGCAGTGAAATCGATTCGATGTTGAGTGGGGGAATAACAATCGGTGAAGTGACTGAGGTGTGTGGCGAAAATGCATCAG GGGACCTTGAAACATTAAATGGAAATCCTTTGGATTACATAACTACAAAGCAAGTTGACACTCCTCATGAAATACCGGATGTGCTAGAATGGACTGTAAAACTTATTAAAATGTCTCAAAATTCATCAATGCCAATCCGCGTTGTTGTTATTGATTCAATAGGTAGTATGTTCACTGGTCATTTTGAAAACAATGTTGTTGGCTCAACCGAAAGAAAGGATCTTATACAAGCTATTGGTTATGGGTTACGTACAATTGCCGCATCCAATCATGTTGCCGTTGTTGTGGCTAACAATGTGATTGACGTATTTCCATCTGATCACGATACAACGCAAAATTTCATTATATCGTCCGGGAGAAAGGTCCGTCCGGCTTTGGGCGCCTCATGGACACGCAATGTACGCACTCGTCTAATGTTGTCCAAAAGATTTAATTCGTTTACCCAACAAATTGACAGATTTATAAACATTGCATTTTCACCATCATTAGAGGTAGATGCATGTATGTTCAACATCACTGAAGAGGGGATTGTCGGTGTTTGTAGTTAA
- the LOC110784533 gene encoding protein FAR1-RELATED SEQUENCE 5-like produces MAWVDLNESVPDLNENVPESSQYRLITDGQEVIVNPPSVGMCFTTGHEFFEFCQLYAFKEGFEMFIKSNKLKKEYKEKGVSKSGVGKYEAKPHMMELIRLKCKKGGVKKGVGSNVTGCKMNIYGVSRDGLFTILTCDLQHNHPLNPDCSRLMVNYRCIDGTTFKRAMINDMGGVSISKNFGTHLIEKGGYENITFNNRDLRNAINVERRSSRFSAADAAGLDAYFKAQRDLHPEFYSSIQVDDDGVFTNAFWSDARSRGTCKYFGDVITFDTTFACNRYRIPFAPFIGVNHHGKSIIFAAALISHENTPSFVWVFEEFLKCMGKAPLGILTDQDKAICRAIELVFPGVRHRLCLWHMLQNASKNLGSLSDWKKIDTLIRTAIHDLIDPDEFDEAWCHVMDEYGLRGPGWMKDAYDNRRQWAPAYNRGKFWAGMSSTQRSEGMNRFFKTHVNLDCGLVLFIHNYEYCMRIKAEEEKQDNFDNIDKPAKIDVDKSVLVEYVLVKTYTSEKFAEVVKERRGLTHTNVTKTSCHGSVVLYRADEKLTSPFWRKRFKSYDVRVDKENGDLHCSCNLFEFTGILCRHIMRAMDVEDFQFVPEKYILQRWMKCVRSYESIRVSYFDPLESIRLGKAKELSQRHNYLSELAMRNDDALRLYKEAMDVVRLKMEDVVGIRKTGEKGDDLICWWDPDARNVFGRRRLRPREFGERARLRDVEPVVDENRIKTPVDKRHTGRAKTKRNAPFGGKAGGNSKNKKVVTEEEVIANEELICNAFGNLPSYRARQQHANHVGGTYAENVPQSSNVHPSQSSQAHPSQLHLSQDCSQSFEFDINDWRTRL; encoded by the exons ATGGCTTGGGTAGACCTAAACGAAAGTGTCCCTGATCTGAATGAAAATGTTCCTGAAAGCTCACAATATAGATTAATAACTGATGGACAAGAAGTTATCGTTAACCCCCCTAGTGTAGGGATGTGTTTTACAACGGGCCATGAGTTTTTCGAATTTTGTCAGTTGTATGCCTTCAAAGAAGGATTTGAGATGTTTATCAAAAGTAATAAGCTGAAAAAAGAGTACAAAGAAAAGGGAGTATCTAAGTCTGGTGTGGGAAAGTATGAGGCAAAGCCGCATATGATGGAACTTATTAGATTAAAATGCAAGAAGGGAGGGGTGAAAAAAGGTGTTGGGTCTAATGTGACCGGTTGTAAGATGAATATTTACGGTGTAAGTAGAGATGGGCTATTTACTATATTGACTTGTGACTTGCAACACAATCATCCTTTAAATCCTGACTGTAGTAGACTGATGGTTAATTATAGATGTATAGACGGTACTACATTTAAGAGGGCGATGATCAATGACATGGGTGGTGTTAGCATAAGTAAGAACTTTGGTACGCATCTAATTGAAAAGGGAGGTTATGAAAATATTACATTTAATAATAGAGACTTGAGGAACGCAATCAACGTCGAACGTCGTTCATCAAGATTTAGTGCTGCAGATGCCGCAGGACTCGATGCTTACTTTAAGGCACAACGTGATTTGCATCCCGAGTTTTATAGCTCAATACAAGTAGATGATGATGGTGTTTTTACGAATGCATTTTGGTCGGATGCACGTAGTAGGGGTACATGCAAATATTTTGGGGATGTTATTACTTTTGATACTACTTTCGCTTGCAACCG GTATCGGATTCCATTTGCTCCATTCATTGGTGTAAACCATCATGGCAAATCAATTATATTTGCTGCGGCCTTAATTTCCCATGAAAATACTCCCTCATTTGTTTGGGTATTTGAAGAATTCCTGAAGTGTATGGGGAAGGCACCACTAGGCATCTTAACCGACCAAGACAAAGCAATTTGTAGAGCAATTGAGCTAGTCTTCCCGGGCGTCCGTCACAGACTATGTTTGTGGCACATGCTCCAGAATGCTAGTAAGAACCTAGGTAGTCTCAGTGATTGGAAGAAAATAGACACCCTGATCAGAACTGCAATACATGATCTGATTGATCCAGATGAGTTCGATGAAGCTTGGTGTCATGTGATGGATGAGTACGGTTTAAGGGGTCCTGGGTGGATGAAGGACGCGTATGATAACAGGCGTCAGTGGGCTCCGGCATATAATAGAGGAAAGTTTTGGGCAGGTATGTCTTCTACACAAAGGAGTGAGGGTATGAATAGATTTTTTAAAACTCACGTGAACTTAGATTGTGGTTTAGTTTTGTTCATTCATAATTATGAATATTGTATGAGGATAAAAGCTGAGGAAGAGAAACAGGATAATTTTGATAACATTGATAAGCCTGCTAAGATTGATGTTGATAAGAGTGTTTTAGTTGAGTATGTATTGGTTAAGACGTACACTAGTGAGAAGTTTGCTGAGGTTGTTAAAGAGCGTAGAGGATTGACACACACAAATGTCACGAAAACCTCATGTCATGGATCAGTGGTGCTGTATAGAGCTGATGAAAAACTAACCTCGCCGTTTTGGCGGAAAAGGTTTAAAAGTTATGATGTTAGGGTGGATAAGGAAAATGGTGATTTACATTGCTCttgtaacttgtttgaatttacGGGAATACTTTGTAGACATATAATGCGTGCAATGGATGTAGAGGATTTTCAATTTGTTCCAGAAAAGTACATACTACAACGGTGGATGAAGTGTGTTAGGTCGTACGAGAGCATTCGAGTATCTTACTTCGACCCTCTTGAATCTATCAGATTGGGCAAAGCCAAAGAGCTTTCACAACGGCATAATTACTTGTCTGAATTAGCTATGCGTAATGATGATGCACTTCGGTTGTACAAGGAGGCTATGGATGTTGTGCGGCTAAAAATGGAGGATGTAGTCGGAATACGAAAGACTGGGGAAAAAGGGGACGACCTTATATGTTGGTGGGACCCAGATGCGAGAAATGTATTTGGTCGTCGAAGGCTACGTCCACGAGAATTTGGTGAGAGAGCCAGATTAAGGGATGTAGAACCGGTCGTGGACGAGAACAGGATCAAAACACCGGTTGACAAACGGCATACTGGTAGGGCAAAGACAAAAAGGAATGCTCCTTTTGGTGGAAAGGCCGGTGGGAATTCTAAGAACAAAAAAGTGGTTACTGAAGAGGAAGTTATTGCTAATGAg GAACTTATTTGCAACGCATTTGGAAATCTTCCAAGTTACCGTGCTAGGCAACAACACGCGAATCACGTTGGGGGTACATATGCGGAGAACGTCCCACAAAGTTCTAATGTACATCCTTCTCAAAGTTCTCAAGCACACCCGTCCCAATTACATTTGTCTCAGGATTGTTCACAGTCATTTGAATTTGATATTAACGATTGGCGCACCAGATTGTGA
- the LOC130468092 gene encoding GPI-anchored protein LLG1 isoform X1: MATETDFKLSTILLFLFLLFAYASASETDQMIQIIHPRLSTARTLLQAQKDCTVNFENLNYTIITSRCEGPNYPPNLCCEAFKDFACPYADELNDETNNCARTMFSYIKLHGQYPPGLFANECCNSNRCIECTDSQSSPHHDAPTPSAAVRHSLHWFLISIFLLFLLCGLFSF, translated from the exons ATGGCGACGGAAACAGACTTCAAGTTGTCCACTATTCTCTTGTTTTTGTTCTTGTTGTTTGCTTATGCCTCTGCTTCAG AAACAGATCAAATGATTCAAATCATCCACCCTCGTCTCTCTACTGCTCGTACTCTACTGCAAGCTCAAAAAG ATTGCACAGTCAATTTTGAGAACTTGAACTATACAATCATAACCAGCAGATGCGAAGGCCCCAATTATCCCCCCAACTTATGCTGTGAAGCTTTCAAGGATTTTGCATGCCCCTACGCCGATGAACTCAACGACGAAACCAACAATTGTGCTCGAACCATGTTTAGTTACATTAAACTCCATGGCCAATATCCGCCTGGTCTCTTTGCCAATGAATGCTGTAACAGCAACCGCTGTATTGAGTGCACCGATTCTCAGTCCTCCCCTCATCACGACGCTCCCACGCCCTCAGCTGCTGTTCGCCATAGCCTTCACTGGTTCTTAATTTCCATCTTCCTTCTGTTTCTTCTGTGTGGCTTATTCTCCTTTTGA